The genome window CACCATGGTAATGGATAAAGGACTGAGTGTCAGGGAAACAGAAGACATGCTATCCATTGCATCCCCCTATATTGATATCGTAAAACTAGGTTGGGCGACCTCTTTCGTAAGCCCGAATCTCAACGAAAAACTGGCGGTCTATAAAAACGCAAACATTCCGGTCTACTTCGGCGGGACGCTTTTTGAGGCTTTTGTGGTAAGAAACCAGTTTGACGATTACCGGAAGCTGCTCGACAAGTATGACCTCAAATATGCAGAGGTTTCGGATGGTTCCATTGAAATGAACCAGGATGTAAAATGTGAGTTCATTCGCACGCTGGCCCAGCAGGTTACGGTCCTTTCTGAGGTGGGTTCAAAGGATGAGAATAAAATTATCCCTCCTTACAAATGGATCCAGCTGATCAAATCGGAATTGCAGGCGGGTGCGTGGAAAGTGATCGGAGAGGCGCGCGAGTCTGGTAATGTTGGTTTATTCCGTGCCAGTGGCGAAGTTCGCCAGGGTTTGGTAGAAGAGATCCTCACCGAGATTGCATTCGAAGATATGCTTTGGGAGGCGCCCCAAAAATCACAGCAGGTTTGGTTTGTGAAACTCCTGGGTGCCAATGTAAATTTAGGAAACATTGCTCCAAGCGAGCTAATTCCACTCGAAACAATCCGCCTTGGATTGCGTGGTGATACATTCAATCACTTTCTGAATGCAAAGACCAAACAGAAATGGAAAATTGATTCCAAGTAGTTTCTGCGCCTTTCAAAATATTTAGTCCACCAAAACATACCTATGGAATTTTTAACGCAATTCGTCGATTTCTTCCTGCATCTCGACAAGCATTTATTCAACATTGTTGAGGAATACGGAACATTAACTTACGTAATTCTTTTCCTCATTGTCTTCACAGAAACTGGCCTTGTAATTATGCCATTGCTGCCAGGTGATTCACTTTTATTTGCTGCGGGCGCCATTGCTGCCAACGAAGGAACCGGCCTGAATGTCTGGCTGATCATTATCATTCTCATCGTTGCGGCCCTTTTAGGAGACAATCTCAATTATTTCGTGGGGAAAAAATTTGGGGGAGAAATCAAGAAGCGGGAACGCATTCTATTCCTGAAAAGGGAATATCTTGAAAAAACCGAAGCATTCTATGAAAAACATGGCGGAAGCACGGTGATCATGGCGCGTTTCATTCCGATCGTTCGTACAGTAGCACCTTTCGTGGCTGGTGCGGGAAGCATGAATTATTCAAAATACATCGTTTACTGCGTAATTGGAGCGATTCTTTGGGTTCCTTCACTTACATTGCTGGGCTATTTCTTCGGCAATATGGAGATCGTTAAAAAGAACTTTGAACTGGTTATCTTCGGAATTATCGGATTCTCAATCCTCCCAATGATATATCAATATCTGAAAAGCAGATTTGCAAAACCGAATGTAGCGTAACTAGCTTTCTTTTTTTTTGAGATACAATAAACATAAAAACGCCTCGTAACATTTTGTCACGAGGCGTTTTCATGTTATGTCAATCTTACTAAATGCTTACGATTTTGAAGAATAATTCGGTGCTTCTTTCTGGATCATCACATCGTGCGGATGGCTTTCTCTCACGCCGGCTGATGTGATTTTTACGAATTGTGCTTTTTGCAATGATGCAATGTCACCCGCTCCGCAGTAACCCATTCCCGCTTTCAAGCCTCCAACCATTTGATATACAATCTCGGAAACCTTGCCTTTGAAAGGAACGCGACCCACAATGCCTTCCGGAACCAGTTTTTTCACATCATCCTCAGCATCCTGGAAATAACGGTCTTTCGATCCGTCTTCCATGGCTTCCACTGATCCCATTCCGCGATATGCTTTAAATTTCCGTCCCTCGTAAATCACGATTTCGCCCGGTGCTTCGTCGCTTCCTGCAAGCATGGAACCGATCATAATGGTGCTTGCGCCGCCAGCCAATGCTTTAGTCATATCGCCGGAGAAACGAATTCCGCCATCCGCGATAACGGGAACATCCGTGTCTTTCAATGCCTCAGCTGCCCACATAACCGCCGTAAGCTGCGGAACGCCGATTCCGGCAATGATACGGGTTGTGCAAATACTGCCAGGTCCAACGCCTACTTTCACCGCGTCTGCACCAGCGTCTGCAAGTGCCTTGGCAGCTGCGCCTGTGGCCACATTACCAGCAATTACATCCAGTTTAGGGAATTGTGCTTTCACAGATTTCAGTGCTTCGATTACGCCCAATGAATGTCCGTGAGCCGTGTCGAGGCTGATCACATCCACACCGGCTTTAACCAATGCTTCGACGCGTTTCAGCAAATCGGCCGTAACACCAACCGCAGCGCCTACGCGCAAACGACCATATTCGTCTTTACAGGCATTCGGGTGCGATTTACGTTTCAGGATATCCTTATAAGTGATTAATCCCGTCAGTCTGTACTCTGAATCTACGATCGGCAGTTTTTCAATTTTGTATTCCTGAAGGATTTTTTCGGCGTCGTCCAGTGACAGGCCATCCGAAGCGGTGATGAGCTTGTCTTTGGTCATAATGTCCGTCACAGGCTTGTTCATTTCTCTTTCGAAACGCAAGTCCCTGTTTGTCAGGATGCCGATAAGCTTATGGTCTTTGTCGATAACGGGGATCCCGCCGATCTTGAACTCACGCATGATCTGGTGCGCGTCACCTAATGTCGCTGTGTCGGAAAGGGTGATCGGGTCGAGGATCATGCCGCTCTCGGAGCGCTTCACTTTCCTAACCTGCTCAGCCTGAGCTTCG of Dyadobacter chenhuakuii contains these proteins:
- the guaB gene encoding IMP dehydrogenase, with amino-acid sequence MSTDPSKVLFEALTYDDVLLIPGYSEILPRNTTTKTKLTRNIELNIPLVSAAMDTVTEFDLAIAMAQEGGIGIIHKNMSLEAQAEQVRKVKRSESGMILDPITLSDTATLGDAHQIMREFKIGGIPVIDKDHKLIGILTNRDLRFEREMNKPVTDIMTKDKLITASDGLSLDDAEKILQEYKIEKLPIVDSEYRLTGLITYKDILKRKSHPNACKDEYGRLRVGAAVGVTADLLKRVEALVKAGVDVISLDTAHGHSLGVIEALKSVKAQFPKLDVIAGNVATGAAAKALADAGADAVKVGVGPGSICTTRIIAGIGVPQLTAVMWAAEALKDTDVPVIADGGIRFSGDMTKALAGGASTIMIGSMLAGSDEAPGEIVIYEGRKFKAYRGMGSVEAMEDGSKDRYFQDAEDDVKKLVPEGIVGRVPFKGKVSEIVYQMVGGLKAGMGYCGAGDIASLQKAQFVKITSAGVRESHPHDVMIQKEAPNYSSKS
- a CDS encoding DedA family protein — its product is MEFLTQFVDFFLHLDKHLFNIVEEYGTLTYVILFLIVFTETGLVIMPLLPGDSLLFAAGAIAANEGTGLNVWLIIIILIVAALLGDNLNYFVGKKFGGEIKKRERILFLKREYLEKTEAFYEKHGGSTVIMARFIPIVRTVAPFVAGAGSMNYSKYIVYCVIGAILWVPSLTLLGYFFGNMEIVKKNFELVIFGIIGFSILPMIYQYLKSRFAKPNVA
- a CDS encoding phosphosulfolactate synthase; the encoded protein is MNFTLSQVPARSEKPRKKGITMVMDKGLSVRETEDMLSIASPYIDIVKLGWATSFVSPNLNEKLAVYKNANIPVYFGGTLFEAFVVRNQFDDYRKLLDKYDLKYAEVSDGSIEMNQDVKCEFIRTLAQQVTVLSEVGSKDENKIIPPYKWIQLIKSELQAGAWKVIGEARESGNVGLFRASGEVRQGLVEEILTEIAFEDMLWEAPQKSQQVWFVKLLGANVNLGNIAPSELIPLETIRLGLRGDTFNHFLNAKTKQKWKIDSK